In Xanthocytophaga agilis, a genomic segment contains:
- a CDS encoding DMT family transporter, whose translation MQESPGTSGTPSLQDYLQLHFLVIIWGFTAILGRLITIPAVELVVYRTLLASILLGIICVYKKKEVRVGSSVTVQFLLTGGVIALHWILFFAAARVANVSVCLAGMATGSLWTSLLEPLVQRRKVRLLEIGLGIIAIAGLYVVFRFEFTHALGLGMAVVSAMLAALFSVINSRFAHIYDAQVVTFYEMMGACLSASVLLPVFSVLFYKGEPINLIPVAWDWLWIVLLAWVCTVYAYSMGVSLLRKFTPFAINLTINLEPVYGIVLAVLIFGEKERMTPGFYAGTAIILLAVLIYPLLKRFQTKNLTQNV comes from the coding sequence ATGCAAGAATCTCCTGGTACATCTGGAACTCCATCACTACAGGACTATCTACAGTTGCATTTTCTGGTCATTATCTGGGGATTTACTGCTATTCTTGGCCGATTGATAACAATTCCTGCTGTGGAGTTGGTTGTATATCGTACATTGCTGGCTTCTATTTTGTTAGGAATTATTTGTGTCTATAAAAAGAAAGAGGTAAGAGTAGGATCGTCTGTTACTGTTCAATTCTTATTGACCGGAGGTGTAATTGCCCTTCACTGGATTTTATTTTTTGCTGCAGCAAGAGTGGCTAATGTGTCGGTATGTCTGGCTGGCATGGCAACCGGATCACTGTGGACTAGTTTATTGGAGCCGCTAGTACAACGTCGTAAAGTTAGATTGCTGGAAATAGGTCTGGGAATAATTGCCATAGCAGGCTTATATGTCGTTTTTCGTTTTGAGTTTACTCATGCATTGGGATTAGGAATGGCTGTAGTTTCTGCTATGCTGGCTGCTTTATTTTCTGTGATTAATTCCAGATTTGCTCATATATATGATGCGCAGGTAGTTACTTTTTATGAAATGATGGGTGCTTGTTTGAGTGCCTCAGTCTTGCTGCCTGTTTTTTCTGTACTTTTCTACAAGGGAGAACCCATCAATCTGATTCCTGTAGCATGGGACTGGTTATGGATTGTACTACTTGCCTGGGTGTGTACAGTATATGCGTATTCAATGGGAGTGAGCTTGTTACGTAAATTTACCCCATTTGCAATTAATCTGACTATTAATCTAGAACCTGTATATGGAATTGTTCTGGCAGTATTAATCTTTGGAGAAAAGGAGCGAATGACCCCTGGATTTTATGCTGGTACCGCTATCATCTTACTGGCAGTCTTGATTTATCCGTTACT
- a CDS encoding LptF/LptG family permease, producing the protein MKILDWYIIKKYLSTFIFVVGILMAIIVVIDLVEKMDDFIKRNAPLKAIIFDYYLNFIPYYANLLSPITVFIATVFVTAQLAARTEIIAILSSGVSFRRVLVPYLIGSCVVGAMIFYFTGWVIPNANKTRLAFEKKYTKDQFYFSGRNIHRKVAPDLYVYLESYDNSRDIGYRFTEEKIIGTEMKAKLFAQSVTWIPEKNKWKLTDYRIHTFDGLKETISSGIQKDTIVPNLVPADFGNNYMQYETYTLTELEDLIGELIKRGDDGVEIYQIEKYLRFTSPFAIMILTMMGVIVSARKSRQGVGFQIAFGFVLAFAYILIFIMGKTLAQIGSIPPMVAVWIPNFIFAVLSFILYFVVPR; encoded by the coding sequence ATGAAAATCCTTGACTGGTATATTATTAAGAAATATCTCTCCACATTTATATTTGTAGTAGGGATTCTGATGGCGATTATTGTGGTGATTGACTTAGTGGAGAAAATGGATGATTTTATCAAACGGAATGCGCCATTAAAAGCTATTATTTTTGATTATTATCTGAATTTTATTCCATACTATGCCAACTTGTTGAGTCCGATTACGGTTTTTATTGCGACTGTATTTGTGACGGCACAGCTGGCTGCGCGTACAGAAATAATTGCCATACTCAGTAGTGGGGTAAGCTTTCGAAGAGTACTAGTTCCCTATCTGATTGGTTCTTGTGTGGTAGGCGCAATGATTTTCTACTTTACTGGGTGGGTGATCCCGAATGCAAATAAAACGAGACTGGCATTTGAGAAAAAATATACCAAAGACCAGTTTTATTTCAGTGGACGAAATATTCATCGTAAGGTTGCACCAGATCTGTATGTATACTTAGAAAGCTATGATAACAGTCGTGATATAGGCTATCGATTCACAGAAGAGAAAATTATAGGAACCGAAATGAAAGCAAAGCTTTTTGCTCAATCGGTTACCTGGATTCCTGAAAAGAATAAATGGAAGCTGACAGATTATCGCATTCATACCTTCGATGGTTTGAAAGAGACAATTTCTTCTGGAATACAGAAAGATACCATTGTTCCTAATCTGGTGCCTGCCGATTTTGGCAACAACTACATGCAATATGAAACCTATACCCTGACAGAACTGGAAGACCTGATTGGAGAATTAATTAAACGGGGAGATGATGGAGTAGAGATTTATCAGATTGAAAAGTATCTGCGTTTTACCAGTCCGTTTGCCATTATGATTCTGACTATGATGGGGGTAATTGTATCTGCCCGAAAAAGTCGGCAAGGTGTTGGTTTCCAGATTGCATTTGGGTTTGTACTGGCTTTCGCATACATTCTGATCTTTATTATGGGTAAAACACTGGCGCAGATTGGTTCTATTCCACCTATGGTGGCTGTATGGATTCCGAACTTTATATTTGCGGTCTTGAGCTTTATCTTGTATTTTGTTGTTCCAAGGTAG
- a CDS encoding quinone-dependent dihydroorotate dehydrogenase: protein MYKYVLQPLFFLLDAEKAHHTVFNLVKFLFRIPLVPSIFRGLYHIAHPKLERELFGIRFPNPVGIAAGFDKNAELITELADLGFGFIEIGTVTPLAQPGNPKPRMFRLKEDKALINRMGFNNEGAQAAATRIRKIRKAEAQNPQRKRVIIGGNIGKNKDTLNENAVKDYEICFDVLFDEVDYFVVNVSSPNTPGLRDLQDKEPLMNLLQTLQDKNYRKPTPKPILLKIAPDLTEKMLDDIIDIVQQTKIAGVIATNTTISRSGLQSDLSAIPSPEAGGVSGQPLTKRATEVIRYLHQKSGGTFPIIGVGGIASPEDAQEKLAAGASLIQLYTGFIYEGPGIAKKINRAILKNNM, encoded by the coding sequence ATGTACAAATATGTTCTCCAACCCCTCTTCTTCTTACTGGATGCAGAAAAAGCGCATCATACTGTTTTTAATCTGGTTAAGTTCTTATTCCGGATACCTTTGGTACCATCTATCTTCCGGGGACTGTATCATATAGCCCATCCCAAACTGGAAAGAGAACTATTTGGTATTCGTTTTCCCAATCCAGTGGGTATTGCGGCAGGCTTCGACAAAAATGCCGAACTAATCACCGAACTGGCAGATCTGGGGTTTGGATTTATTGAAATCGGAACGGTTACTCCCCTTGCTCAACCAGGTAATCCTAAACCCCGCATGTTTCGTCTTAAGGAAGACAAAGCATTGATTAATAGAATGGGCTTCAATAACGAAGGTGCACAGGCAGCAGCAACCCGTATCCGAAAAATTCGCAAAGCAGAAGCACAAAACCCTCAACGTAAACGGGTAATTATAGGCGGGAACATTGGAAAGAATAAAGATACACTAAACGAAAATGCCGTTAAAGACTACGAAATCTGTTTTGACGTTTTATTTGATGAAGTAGATTACTTTGTAGTAAATGTAAGTTCACCTAATACACCTGGCCTAAGGGATTTACAGGATAAAGAACCGTTAATGAACTTATTACAAACCTTACAAGATAAAAATTATCGTAAGCCAACACCTAAACCAATCTTATTGAAGATAGCGCCAGATTTAACAGAAAAAATGCTGGACGACATTATTGATATTGTACAGCAAACCAAAATTGCCGGTGTAATTGCAACCAATACAACGATTAGCCGTTCAGGCTTACAATCAGATCTTTCAGCTATACCTAGCCCTGAGGCTGGAGGAGTAAGTGGACAGCCACTTACCAAACGAGCCACAGAAGTAATACGTTACCTGCATCAAAAATCCGGAGGAACATTTCCTATTATTGGTGTGGGTGGTATTGCATCTCCAGAAGATGCACAGGAGAAACTGGCAGCGGGTGCTTCACTGATTCAGTTATATACAGGATTCATCTATGAAGGGCCGGGCATTGCCAAGAAGATTAATCGGGCAATCCTAAAAAATAATATGTAA
- a CDS encoding GNAT family N-acetyltransferase has translation MQLENGEYTISTDKTRLDIPLIHHFLSTKSYWAINIPYQTVQKSIENSLCFGVYQGKQQVGFARVITDFATVAYLGDVFIQEEYRKNGLSKWLVETITSHPELQGLRRWVLLTSDAHTLYEKYGFKVAARPENWMEKHNPDVYKNL, from the coding sequence ATGCAACTTGAAAATGGTGAGTACACCATCAGTACAGACAAAACCAGATTGGATATTCCTTTAATCCATCATTTTCTGAGTACGAAATCTTACTGGGCCATTAATATTCCCTATCAGACCGTTCAAAAATCTATTGAGAATTCACTTTGTTTTGGTGTATATCAGGGGAAACAACAGGTAGGTTTTGCACGTGTCATTACAGACTTTGCCACAGTTGCCTATTTAGGCGATGTATTCATACAGGAGGAATACCGAAAAAATGGTTTATCCAAATGGCTGGTAGAAACGATAACTTCTCATCCTGAATTGCAGGGTCTTCGCCGGTGGGTATTACTTACATCAGATGCACATACACTTTATGAAAAATACGGATTTAAAGTAGCTGCCCGTCCCGAAAACTGGATGGAAAAGCACAATCCGGATGTATATAAAAATCTATAA